Proteins from a genomic interval of Lycium ferocissimum isolate CSIRO_LF1 chromosome 2, AGI_CSIRO_Lferr_CH_V1, whole genome shotgun sequence:
- the LOC132040215 gene encoding uncharacterized protein LOC132040215 — MEEYPEELRTPPVALVSLVGCPDLHATITTHLHSQQPPINALALPDFSKISVIAKPLKDTSVPPQPVAGILNKDWLLKHRTRVPAVVAALFSSDHVSGDPAQWLQVCTDLENLKGVLRGRNVKLVIVVVAPSNSKVDLSEDRMIALRKRAELDSKYLIIFVPSESELQQSLIRLGNTFSELANSYYKDEERRIKARLERKNFHSAELNIRCCFKAAVYAEFCRDWVEALRLYKDAYHAVREMVATSTRLPPIQRLIEIKSVAEQLHFKISTLLLHGGKLSEAIAWFRQHYASYRKLVGAPEVIFLHWEWLSRQFLVFAELLETSSAQHVSPLVSDATDRSTEWEFHSAYYFQLAAHYLKEKSSSLELALSMSDTSGEIDGNAESVIAAAYVGQFAKLLEHGDTFVMQSLSDEEYARYALAEGKRIKDSYEIIALLKKSFEAYNNDKASRMAAYCGFQMAREYFIVDEYSNAKDVFENVASLYRQEGWVTLLWNVLGYLRDCSRKTALVKDFIEYSLEMAALPVSTNAAGQRDCGPAGPASLAQREIIHNEVFSVIRGESESASTEENSSLKVTADNPLYLEIDLVSPLRAVLLASVAFHEQVVKPGAETVITLSLLSQLPLNVEIDQLEIQFNQSECNFVIVNAQRSHLAAISCLQPGRRVETAPTLELRTNKWLRLTYDVKPEQSGKLECIYVTARWGQHFTICCRAESPASMSDLPLWKFEDIVQTIPMKDPGLAFSGQKAVQVEEPDPQVDLKLDSSGPALVGETFIVPVIITSKGHSVHSGELKINLVDTRGGGLLSPREAETFSSDNLHVELVGISGRECEDLANSENIQKIQPSFGLISVPFLEEGESWSCKLEIRWNRPKPIMLYVSLGYFPQSPELSSQRAHVHKSLQIEGKTAVVMSHRFMLPFRREPLLLSKTKPASDSDQITSLPLNETSMLVVSAKNCTEVPLHLLSMSVEAVDASTCDVKSKSKDPEEPVLLVAGEEFKQVFAVTPEVNLPKLNTGIVCLRWRRDHGDGERSDSCSTASAVLTKHSLPDVNVEQPPLILSLDCPPHAILGNPFTYSIRITNRTQFLQEVKYSLADSQSFVLSGPHNDTTFILPKSEHILSYKLVPLASGFQQLPKITLTSVRYSAAFQPSVAASTVFVFPSEPHFGLMDIGEMRVESVAAE; from the exons ATGGAAGAATATCCAGAAGAACTACGAACTCCACCTGTAGCATTAGTATCCCTGGTAGGTTGTCCAGACCTTCACGCTACAATCACAACTCACCTTCACTCCCAACAACCACCTATTAATGCACTCGCATTGCCTGATTTCTCTAAGATCTCGGTAATTGCCAAGCCTTTGAAGGACACTTCTGTACCGCCTCAACCTGTAGCCGGAATACTAAACAAGGATTGGCTTCTCAAACATCGGACTAGGGTTCCGGCAGTTGTTGCCGCTCTATTTAGCTCCGATCATGTATCTGGCGATCCAGCTCAGTGGCTTCAGGTCTGCACCGATCTCGAAAACCTCAA AGGTGTATTACGAGGAAGGAATGTTAAATTGGTCATCGTGGTTGTTGCTCCATCAAATTCTAAGG TTGATCTAAGTGAAGACCGTATGATCGCTCTCAGAAAGCGTGCAGAACTGGACTCTAAGTATCTTATCATATTTGTTCCAAGCGAATCGGAGCTTCAACAGTCCTTGATCAG GTTGGGAAACACATTTTCAGAATTAGCTAATTCCTATTACAAggatgaagaaagaagaattaaAGCACGTCTCGAAAGGAAAAATTTCCATTCTGCTGAGCTGAATATTCGATGTTGTTTCAAA GCTGCTGTATATGCAGAATTTTGCAGAGATTGGGTTGAAGCATTACGGCTATACAAGGATGCCTATCATGCAGTGCGAGAG ATGGTTGCAACATCAACTAGATTGCCACCTATCCAACGGTTAATTGAGATCAAAAGTGTGGCAGAGCAACTGCATTTCAAGATCTCTACGTTGTTGCTGCATGGTGGAAAACTTTCAGAAGCAATTGCCTGGTTCCGCCAGCACTATGCTTCTTACAGGAAGCTTGTTGGAGCACCTGAAGTTATTTTCCTTCACTGGGAATGGTTAAGCCGACAATTTCTAGTATTTGCTGAATTACTGGAGACAAGCTCCGCTCAGCATGTTTCCCCTTTGGTTTCAGACGCTACTGATAGATCAACTGAGTGGGAATTTCATTCAGCTTATTACTTCCAG TTAGCAGCTCATTACTTGAAGGAAAAGAGTTCTTCTCTCGAACTTGCGCTATCTATGTCTGATACTTCGGGTGAGATTGATGGGAATGCCGAATCTGTGATAGCTGCTGCTTATGTTGGTCAGTTTGCAAAACTACTGGAGCACGGAGACACATTTGTTATGCAATC TCTTAGTGATGAAGAATATGCCCGTTATGCTCTGGCTGAAGGAAAGAGAATCAAGGACTCCTATGAAATTATTGCTCTGcttaaaaaatcttttgaagCATACAACAACGATAAAGCCTCTCGGATGGCTGCCTACTGCGGTTTCCAAATGGCTAGAGAATATTTCATAGTAGATGAATATAGTAATGCAAAAGACGTTTTTGAGAATGTTGCTAGTCTTTATCGACAGGAGGGCTGGGTCACTCTATTATGGAATGTCTTGGGTTACCTTAGAGACTGCTCAAGGAAAACTGCTCTCGTGAAAGATTTCATTGAGTACTCTCTTGAAATGGCTGCTCTACCTGTATCTACTAATGCGGCTGGTCAAAGAGACTGTGGCCCAGCTGGGCCTGCAAGTCTTGCGCAGAGAGAAATAATACACAATGAAGTGTTTTCAGTAATAAGAGGAGAATCAGAAAGTGCATCTACTGAAGAAAACAGTAGCCTCAAAGTAACAGCTGATAATCCCCTTTATCTTGAGATTGATCTCGTCAGTCCCCTCAGAGCAGTACTTCTTGCTTCAGTTGCTTTTCATGAACAAGTAGTTAAGCCTGGTGCAGAAACAGTGATTACCCTCTCCCTTCTATCTCAACTGCCTCTGAATGTTGAGATTGATCAATTAGAAATCCAATTTAATCAGTCGGAGTGTAACTTTGTCATTGTCAATGCTCAAAGATCCCATTTAGCTGCAATATCCTGTTTGCAGCCTGGTCGTAGAGTGGAGACAGCTCCCACCCTGGAACTTCGCACAAACAAATGGCTGCGGCTCACATACGATGTGAAACCTG AGCAAAGTGGAAAGCTGGAATGCATATATGTAACTGCAAGATGGGGTCAACATTTTACTATCTGTTGCCGAGCTGAAAGTCCTGCCTCCATGAGTGATTTACCCCTCTGGAAGTTTGAAGACATAGTGCAAACTATACCAATGAAGGATCCTGGTCTGGCTTTCTCTGGTCAGAAGGCCgtccaagttgaagaaccagACCCACAAGTGGATCTAAAGTTAGATTCTTCTGGCCCTGCATTGGTCGGAGAGACTTTTATTGTCCCTGTGATTATCACCTCAAAGGGCCATAGTGTCCACTCTGGTGAATTGAAAATTAACCTTGTTGATACAAGAGGCGGTGGCTTGCTTAGTCCAAGGGAGGCTGAAACTTTTTCATCAGATAATCTTCATGTAGAACTTGTTGGCATATCTGGACGAGAATGTGAAGATCTTGCTAATTCAGAGAATATTCAAAAGATCCAGCCCTCTTTTGGATTGATTTCTGTCCCgtttttggaagaaggagagtCGTGGTCCTGCAAACTAGAAATTAGATGGAACCGCCCTAAGCCTATCATGCTTTATGTGTCACTGGGCTACTTTCCTCAAAGTCCGGAACTTAGCTCACAAAGAGCTCATGTGCATAAAAGCTTGCAAATTGAAGGTAAGACTGCTGTTGTGATGAGCCATCGCTTTATGTTGCCATTTCGAAGGGAACCACTACTGCTGTCAAAGACTAAGCCGGCTTCTGATTCTGACCAAATTACATCTCTGCCTTTGAATGAAACAAGTATGCTAGTTGTTAGTGCTAAGAACTGCACAGAAGTACCTTTGCACTTGTTGTCCATGTCCGTTGAGGCAGTTGATGCCAGCACCTGTGATGTGAAAAGTAAGAGTAAGGACCCAGAAGAACCTGTGCTGCTTGTGGCGGGAGAAGAGTTTAAACAGGTTTTTGCTGTCACTCCTGAGGTTAATCTTCCTAAGCTGAACACGGGTATTGTGTGTTTGAGATGGAGACGGGATCATGGAGATGGAGAAAGATCGGATTCCTGTAGCACAGCATCTGCAGTTCTAACGAAACATAGTTTGCCTGATGTAAATGTGGAGCAACCTCCACTGATCTTGAGTTTAGATTGTCCTCCTCATGCTATTCTTGGAAATCCATTTACATACTCCATCAGAATTACAAACAGAACACAGTTTCTTCAAGAGGTCAAATACTCTTTAGCGGATTCACAGAGTTTTGTTTTATCAGGGCCTCATAAtgatacaacttttattttgcCAAAGTCTGAGCACATACTTAGTTACAAGCTTGTACCCCTTGCCTCGGGTTTTCAGCAGCTTCCTAAAATTACATTGACCTCCGTACGATATTCAGCTGCGTTTCAACCTTCAGTTGCAGCTTCTACGGTGTTTGTATTCCCATCTGAGCCTCATTTTGGGTTGATGGATATTGGAGAGATGAGAGTGGAATCTGTTGCAGCTGAATAG
- the LOC132040224 gene encoding uncharacterized protein LOC132040224 isoform X2: protein MAYQMSPSGSSGGGSGSPFAGRGPYGVGDTTYTKVFVGGLAWETKSDSLRRYFEQFGDIIEAVVITDKHTGRSKGYGFVTFHDPEAAWRACANPNPIIDGRRANCNLASLGRPQGLLPYGRLRSPMPYMGNQQAPRGMYMGSPYYQLPVPYSYQPGFSYPPFRFPAYGPDYVYPQMYGVPSSVGTNALQYGQLGVQPGGPAYAFRGHVMPGPQMFQYQRPNTSGNTTDNAPLLQLPYHSGISMPSPRQSQTAVQARPPQFTQSSGSDQMAG, encoded by the exons ATGGCATATCAGATGAGCCCAAGTGGTAGTAGTGGTGGTGGGTCGGGTTCTCCTTTTGCGGGTCGGGGCCCATATGGGGTTGGTGATACGACTTATACTAAGGTTTTTGTTGGTGGGTTGGCTTGGGAAACAAAGAGTGATTCTCTGCGCCGTTATTTTGAGCAGTTTGGTGATATTATTGAAGCTGTTGTTATTACTGATAAGCATACTGGTCGCTCCAAAGGCTATGGCTTT GTGACATTCCATGATCCTGAAGCGGCGTGGAGGGCTTGTGCCAATCCTAATCCAATCATTGATGGTAGAAGGGCTAATTGCAACTTAGCTTCACTTGGGCGACCTCAAGGACTCTTACCTTATG GACGTTTGAGATCGCCAATGCCCTACATGGGAAATCAACAAGCCCCGAGGGGTATGTATATGGGGAGCCCCTATTACCAGCTACCAGTTCCTTACAGCTATCAGCCTGGATTCTCATATCCTCCATTTAG GTTTCCTGCATATGGGCCAGACTACGTTTACCCACAG ATGTATGGGGTACCAAGTAGTGTTGGCACAAATGCATTGCAATATGGCCAACTTGGTGTGCAACCTGGTGGTCCTGCGTATGCGTTTCGTGGTCATGTGATGCCAGGTCCTCAGATGTTTCAATATCAGAGACCTAATACTAGCGGAAATACGACAGACAATGCTCCTCTGTTGCAGCTACCATATCATTCAG GCATCAGTATGCCGTCTCCCCGCCAGTCGCAGACTGCAGTACAAGCTCGCCCACCACAATTCACTCAGAGCAGTGGCTCTGACCAAATGGCAGGTTGA
- the LOC132040224 gene encoding uncharacterized protein LOC132040224 isoform X1 — protein sequence MAYQMSPSGSSGGGSGSPFAGRGPYGVGDTTYTKVFVGGLAWETKSDSLRRYFEQFGDIIEAVVITDKHTGRSKGYGFVTFHDPEAAWRACANPNPIIDGRRANCNLASLGRPQGLLPYGRLRSPMPYMGNQQAPRGMYMGSPYYQLPVPYSYQPGFSYPPFRFPAYGPDYVYPQMYGVPSSVGTNALQYGQLGVQPGGPAYAFRGHVMPGPQMFQYQRPNTSGNTTDNAPLLQLPYHSVKVLDHPISSGISMPSPRQSQTAVQARPPQFTQSSGSDQMAG from the exons ATGGCATATCAGATGAGCCCAAGTGGTAGTAGTGGTGGTGGGTCGGGTTCTCCTTTTGCGGGTCGGGGCCCATATGGGGTTGGTGATACGACTTATACTAAGGTTTTTGTTGGTGGGTTGGCTTGGGAAACAAAGAGTGATTCTCTGCGCCGTTATTTTGAGCAGTTTGGTGATATTATTGAAGCTGTTGTTATTACTGATAAGCATACTGGTCGCTCCAAAGGCTATGGCTTT GTGACATTCCATGATCCTGAAGCGGCGTGGAGGGCTTGTGCCAATCCTAATCCAATCATTGATGGTAGAAGGGCTAATTGCAACTTAGCTTCACTTGGGCGACCTCAAGGACTCTTACCTTATG GACGTTTGAGATCGCCAATGCCCTACATGGGAAATCAACAAGCCCCGAGGGGTATGTATATGGGGAGCCCCTATTACCAGCTACCAGTTCCTTACAGCTATCAGCCTGGATTCTCATATCCTCCATTTAG GTTTCCTGCATATGGGCCAGACTACGTTTACCCACAG ATGTATGGGGTACCAAGTAGTGTTGGCACAAATGCATTGCAATATGGCCAACTTGGTGTGCAACCTGGTGGTCCTGCGTATGCGTTTCGTGGTCATGTGATGCCAGGTCCTCAGATGTTTCAATATCAGAGACCTAATACTAGCGGAAATACGACAGACAATGCTCCTCTGTTGCAGCTACCATATCATTCAG TGAAGGTGCTTGATCACCCCATTTCTTCAGGCATCAGTATGCCGTCTCCCCGCCAGTCGCAGACTGCAGTACAAGCTCGCCCACCACAATTCACTCAGAGCAGTGGCTCTGACCAAATGGCAGGTTGA
- the LOC132040224 gene encoding uncharacterized protein LOC132040224 isoform X3, which translates to MAYQMSPSGSSGGGSGSPFAGRGPYGVGDTTYTKVFVGGLAWETKSDSLRRYFEQFGDIIEAVVITDKHTGRSKGYGFVTFHDPEAAWRACANPNPIIDGRRANCNLASLGRPQGLLPYGRLRSPMPYMGNQQAPRGMYMGSPYYQLPVPYSYQPGFSYPPFRFPAYGPDYVYPQMYGVPSSVGTNALQYGQLGVQPGGPAYAFRGHVMPGPQMFQYQRPNTSGNTTDNAPLLQLPYHSGA; encoded by the exons ATGGCATATCAGATGAGCCCAAGTGGTAGTAGTGGTGGTGGGTCGGGTTCTCCTTTTGCGGGTCGGGGCCCATATGGGGTTGGTGATACGACTTATACTAAGGTTTTTGTTGGTGGGTTGGCTTGGGAAACAAAGAGTGATTCTCTGCGCCGTTATTTTGAGCAGTTTGGTGATATTATTGAAGCTGTTGTTATTACTGATAAGCATACTGGTCGCTCCAAAGGCTATGGCTTT GTGACATTCCATGATCCTGAAGCGGCGTGGAGGGCTTGTGCCAATCCTAATCCAATCATTGATGGTAGAAGGGCTAATTGCAACTTAGCTTCACTTGGGCGACCTCAAGGACTCTTACCTTATG GACGTTTGAGATCGCCAATGCCCTACATGGGAAATCAACAAGCCCCGAGGGGTATGTATATGGGGAGCCCCTATTACCAGCTACCAGTTCCTTACAGCTATCAGCCTGGATTCTCATATCCTCCATTTAG GTTTCCTGCATATGGGCCAGACTACGTTTACCCACAG ATGTATGGGGTACCAAGTAGTGTTGGCACAAATGCATTGCAATATGGCCAACTTGGTGTGCAACCTGGTGGTCCTGCGTATGCGTTTCGTGGTCATGTGATGCCAGGTCCTCAGATGTTTCAATATCAGAGACCTAATACTAGCGGAAATACGACAGACAATGCTCCTCTGTTGCAGCTACCATATCATTCAG GTGCTTGA